In one window of Episyrphus balteatus chromosome 3, idEpiBalt1.1, whole genome shotgun sequence DNA:
- the LOC129915336 gene encoding homeobox protein bagpipe, with protein sequence MDTLSCNKNLSTPFSINDILTRNNTTITPHISRRKSLESGPTMLSGGHHEMSIYKLNARHTPETASNPSPTCDNGDNLHPSDYFQYYNNNNRGEGYLSRSAAAVHMKLFHSPPSSSEGGSGNRMHAIDMRRCTSNDSDCDSPPPLYQTGQSHLHDDTMSGNSRKKRSRAAFSHAQVFELERRFAQQRYLSGPERSEMAKNLRLTETQVKIWFQNRRYKTKRKQIQQHEAALLNATKRVPVQVLVRDDSPYAHMFPQGPYSGGLDPALLNIYRHQIQMAYGVGVPLPQVPFPYFYQTKIPTAIPPPSGASTTANHQNFLSHLKGVPVNFSKSDDGLRYTDSSPAHSRESSSPMQSSSCDDHTPRRLDVVGESTSPNFIARISSAGANITTTAIAASRATESSGDSETMEEEDCENLEID encoded by the exons ATGGATACGTTAAGTTGTAATAAAAATCTTtcgacacctttttcaataaACGACATTCTTACCCGCAACAATACCACAATTACGCCACACATTTCGCGACGAAAATCACTCGAATCTGGTCCGACAATGTTGTCCGGTGGACATCACGAAATGAGTATTTACAAATTGAACGCTAGGCATACGCCAGAAACTGCCTCGAATCCAAGTCCAACCTGTGATAACGGGGATAACTTGCACCCTTCGGACTATTTTCAGTactacaataataataatcgcGGGGAAGGATATCTCAGCCGGTCCGCGGCAGCGGTACATATGAAACTTTTTCACTCACCACCATCTTCGTCGGAGGGCGGAAGTGGCAACAGAATGCATGCTATTGACATGCGACGGTGCACAAGTAATGACTCAG ATTGTGATTCGCCACCGCCATTATATCAAACGGGACAATCGCACCTGCATGATGACACTATGAGTGGTAATAGCCGAAAGAAGAGGTCGCGTGCCGCTTTTAGTCACGCACAGGTATTCGAATTGGAGCGCAGATTTGCCCAGCAGAGATACCTTTCGGGTCCGGAACGTTCAGAAATGGCCAAGAATTTGAGGTTGACAGAGACTCAGGTTAAGATTTGGTTTCAAAACCGTCGCTATAAGACAAAGAGGAAACAGATTCAGCAACATGAAGCAGCTCTGCTGAATGCTACCAAGAGAGTTCCGGTTCAAGTTTTGGTGAGGGATGATAGTCCGTATGCTCATATGTTCCCTCAGGGGCCGTATTCTGGGGGACTTGATCCAGCTCTTCTGAATATTTATCGCCATCAG ATCCAAATGGCTTATGGAGTTGGAGTACCTTTACCACAAGTTCCATTCCCATATttctatcaaacaaaaattcccactGCCATTCCACCGCCAAGTGGAGCGAGTACAACCGCCAATCATCAGAATTTCCTATCACATCTCAAAGGTGTTCCAGTAAATTTCTCCAAAAGTGATGATGGTCTTCGTTATACAGATTCATCTCCAGCTCATAGTCGAGAGTCTTCGAGCCCGATGCAATCTTCATCTTGTGATGATCACACACCAAGAAGATTAGATGTTGTTGGAGAGTCTACTTCACCAAATTTTATTGCACGGATATCATCAGCAGGTGCAAATATAACGACGACT
- the LOC129913445 gene encoding muscle-specific homeobox protein tinman codes for MLQQHQQPPQQGYYEYNHPSPGSLTNSDSCNTTPFSVKDILNLVNQNEPYTGCHMESTSPAANLYHDYDRYADPSLVPHGYIAQGQIYSSYEYNNSPHHPHPHPHSHHHPSLPAYQYTPQYYPTATPQGFTYPYADIPQNSGHAQVLLNDGTYMKQEVMPTSYVTPSPTLDLNSSAEVDVCASRSSCPSSEKEPVATQVNESPCNEITSQHVKDLETICDFDDTDDTDTTQQKDSTHVTSSRSELRKNGKPRAKRKPRVLFSQAQVLELERRFRQQKYLTGAEREVIAHKLNLSATQVKIWFQNRRYKSKRMECDNGCADPSSASKCSLDWKKYPVVGVYDSKKPSTIDGMTMHMHGSVGIVPVATSSSQPPPYPSNGGLKYEISGNHEADVHFVNAYEPPKSYWL; via the exons atgTTGCAACAGCATCAGCAACCACCTCAACAAGGATACTATGAATATAATCATCCAAGTCCTGGAAGTTTAACAAATTCAGACTCTTGCAATACGACGCCATTTTCAGTGAAGGATATTTTGAATTTGGTTAATCAAAATGAACCATACACTGGTTGCCATATGGAAAG cACCAGTCCAGCAGCCAATTTGTACCACGACTATGATCGCTATGCAGATCCATCCCTTGTTCCCCATGGCTACATCGCTCAAGGTCAGATTTACTCATCGTACGAATACAACAATAGTCCACATCATCCACATCCGCATCCACATAGTCATCATCATCCATCCTTGCCAGCATATCAATATACCCCACAATACTATCCCACAGCAACTCCACAAGGATTCACTTATCCCTATGCGGATATTCCCCAAAACAGTGGACATGCGCAAGTCCTTTTGAATGATGGCACTTATATGAAACAGGAAGTAATGCCAACGTCCTACGTTACCCCGTCACCAACGTTGGATTTGAATAGTTCAGCAGAAGTCGACGTATGCGCAAGCAGATCGTCGTGTCCTAGTTCGGAAAAGGAACCAGTGGCAACCCAAGTCAATGAGAGTCCTTGCAATGAAATCACTTCGCAACATGTGAAGGATCTTGAGACGATATGTGATTTTGATGATACCGATGACACGGATACAACACAACAGA AAGATTCCACCCACGTGACATCATCACGTTCAGAATTGCGCAAAAATGGAAAACCTCGTGCGAAACGAAAGCCTCGTGTCCTTTTCTCCCAAGCTCAAGTCCTCGAGCTAGAACGTAGATTTCGTCAACAAAAATATCTTACCGGTGCTGAACGTGAAGTTATTGCTCACAAATTAAATCTATCAGCGACACAAGTCAAAATTTGGTTTCAAAATCGACGTTATAAATCGAAACGAATGGAATGTGATAATGGATGTGCTGATCCTTCTAGTGCCTCAAAATGCAGTCTTGATTGGAAAAAGTATCCAGTTGTTGGGGTATACGATTCGAAGAAACCATCTACAATAGATGGAATGACAATGCATATGCATGGGTCAGTTGGAATTGTTCCAGTTGCAACATCTTCATCACAACCTCCACCATATCCTTCAAATGGAGGTTTAAAGTATGAAATATCAGGGAATCATGAAGCAGATGTTCATTTTGTGAATGCCTATGAACCGCCAAAATCCTATTGgctttaa